The region GTGGTAAGGAAAGAAAAATAATGCATCAGGAAGAACTTACATTTAATTAAGAACAGCACACGTTTATGGCGATGTGCTGTTCTTATTTTTTCAGTGTATCAAACTGAATTTTATTAATTGGCATGTTGCTTTTTTGCCAATTCGCAATATTAGAAGTTGTCACTTTTGGTAAGTCCGGTTTAAATACTTCAATGGTATTATTGTCGACCCAAAAGGATGAAATTAACGGCCATCTGAAATCAAGCAGCTTTTCTTCGGCGGCGACATTTTTAAGCTTAAGCGGTTTCCAATTGTCCAGATCAATAACTACAATATCGGAAAGTGGTACAGGAAACGATAGCTTGCGGTTGAAATGCAACATTATTTTACTGTTATCCGGTGATAATTGTACTTGCTCAGATTGTGCCATATCTGCAACGAGAAATGCCTGGTTTTTTTGTGACTGATCCAACAAAAGATAAGAGCACAGTTTATTGTGACAAGAAAATTCCAGCAGATACACGCTTTTGCTGTCGACATTGATTCGAGTTAAATCCATCTTCGCAATTGCTTTGTCTTTGTTGGCTGCGGTTTGTAAAAACACATTCAGAATGGGTACCATTTCCAAATTAATCATAACCTGTTCATCAGGAAGAGCAAATTCAATAAATTTGTCTGTTTCTTTTTTATTACTATTTTGCTGTTCCACAATTTCAGGGTCTGTGGCAGCATCTTCAGATGTGGATTCTTTTTTGACAATGACTGACTCTTCACTGCAGGCGGTCAGCAGGAGGAGTATGGCAATACATAATAGTTTTTTTATCATATGCAATTCTCCATTTTTTCTGATTATATTCATTATACTAAAAATGGAGCACAAAGTAACCCTTCTTATAAAACAAACGCCACCCCCAATTAGACGTTAAAACTATATACTTTGTCTTAAGAATATTGTTTTGCTGATAGGAATAGAGGGTGACGTTTAATTTCACAGGTTCCGATGACTGTTGTGATCTTCTGTTTCGCCGTGTGACAAGTAATCCTCATTTAATTCTTCTTTCTCCTCTGTTGAAACAGATGCGTTCTTGTTCGGATTTTGTCCGCGTGATTTTAGAAAAAACAACACGGCAATAATGATGGCAATTATAATAACAGCATAAATCCATGTCATATGGATCTCTCCTCCAGTAATTTTAGTATTATATATCCTTTCTGGTTAGCGGTGAAACATTCACAAATTATTCAGAGACAGGATTATCTATTTTCAGTCTTTTTTGTTACAATTTAGGTAGAAACGTTCATACGTTAACATTCAAGGGGAAGGTTGGATCAGTTTGGTGGAGATGAGAAAGCCAATTCAGGTAAGTGAAGCAATCGAACGTGTTCTAAGGTTCCAGCATCAAGGAGCAATTGAATACATTCCTATAAATGATTGTGATAACAGAAGACTTGGCGAGGATATCATAGCTGAAGAACCTGTACCTTCATTTGATAAATCACCATATGATGGGTTTGCCTTCAACTCTGCAGATACGATCGGTGCCGGGCGTAACAATCCGGTTCAGTTTGAAGTTGTCGAGCATATCGGGGCCGGACAAGTTCCGGTTGTTAAACTGGAAAAAGGACAGGCAACCCGGATAATGACCGGGGCTAAAATTCCGGAAGGTGCAGATTGTGTGGCGATGTTTGAAATATGCCAGGCATATGAAGAAAACAATCAACGTTTTATGACAATTAAGCGTCAAATGAAAGCAGCCCAAAATATAATTGAAAAAGGTTCAGAGGTAGCCAGGGGAACGAAGCTTGTAGACAAAGGCAAGCTGGTTAATCCTGGTGTAAAGGCGTTACTTGCAACATTCGGTCACAGTGAGGTTTGTGTTGCAAAGCGTCCGGTTGTTGGCGTGATTGCAACAGGAACTGAATTGCTTGATGTCAATGAAGAATTGCAGCCAGGAAAAATCCGAAATTCGAATGCTTATATGATTGAGTCCCAAATTATCCGTGCCGGAGCGGAATGCAAGTATTACGGGAAATTAGCGGACGAACTTGAACCTAGTTACGAACTGATCCGGAATGCTCTGAAGGAAGTGGACATGCTTATTACAACCGGCGGGGTATCGGTTGGGGACTTTGATTTAATGCCGGCTATTTATGAAAAACTGGGGGCAGACGTGTTGTTTAATAAAGTGGCAATGCGTCCGGGAAGTGTAACGACTGTTGCAAACTGTGATGGCAAAATGATGTTCGGGTTATCCGGTAATCCTTCCGCATGTTATGTTGGGTTTGAATTGTTTACACGGCCGGTTATTCAACAGTATTTGTTTAATTGGCGGCCTTTTCTGAAAAGGATTGACGCTGTACTTGGTATGGATTTTCCGAAACCCAATCCCTTTACAAGATTTGTGCGCTGCTACCTTACATATAATAATGCACAAATTCAAGCACAGCCTGCAGGAATGGATAAATCGAATGTTGTCACTTCATTGGCGCATTCAACTTGTCTGATGCTCCTGCCAGGAGGGACACGCGGTTTTACAAAAGGTGATGAAGTGGAAGTATTACTGCTTGAAGACCATGACGGACAACGGGAATTTCAGCACGTACAAAGGAGAGATTAAAGTGCAACAAAATAGTCCAGTTAAGGATCAGTTCGGCAGGGTGTTGAAGGATCTTCGTATATCTGTGATTGATAAATGCAATTTACGGTGCACGTATTGTATGCCGAAAGAAATATTTGGAGAAGACTATGTGTTTCTGCCGGAAGATGAATTGCTGCGCTTCGAAGAAATTACACGACTGGCCCGATCATTTGCGGCACTCGGTGTGGAAAAAATCCGGATCACCGGGGGGGAACCATTGATGCGCAGGGATCTGGATAAACTTATTGGTGAGCTTGTAAAGATTCCCGGCATCAAGGATATTGCACTGACAACGAACGGTATTCTTTTGCCAAAAAAGGCAAAGAGGCTGAAGGATGCAGGGTTGAAACGTGTAAACATCAGTCTGGACGCGATTGAGGATGACGTGTTTAAACAAATAAATGGTAAAGGTGTTGTCACCCTTCCGGTATTAAAAGGTATTCAAGCTGCGCAGGATGCTGGATTGCAGGTAAAAATCAATATGGTTGTCAAAAAAGGAATGAACGAAAGCCAGATCCTGCCAATGGCCCGGCATTTTAAAGGAACCGATGTTATTTTACGATACATTGAATTCATGGATGTCGGTAATCACAATGGATGGGATTTGAACAATGTGATTTCCAAACAGCAAATTGTTGACAGGATAAACGCAGAAATGCCAATTGAACCTGCTGAGGAAAATTACTATGGAGAAGTTGCTTCCCGTTTCCGGTACAAAGATGGCGGGGGAGAGATAGGAGTGATTTCCTCGGTAACTGACTCTTTCTGCGGAACATGCACCCGTATTCGTCTATCAGCGGATGGTAAGCTTTATACATGTCTATTTGCTTCAGACGGATTTGATATTCGCGGGAAAATGCGCAACCCACTTAACGATGAACAACTCACAGATATGCTGGCCAAATTATGGGGCGGACGAACGGACCGATATTCAGATGAACGTTCTGAAGAAAAAAACAAAAATCGCCGAAAGATTGAAATGTCTTATATAGGCGGCTAGAAGGAGGCAGTCGGATGAAAACCTTCAAGCTCTATTCGTTGGATATACTGCAAAGTGAAGATAAAGACATTTCCCAATATGGTATCGAACTGAAGGATGGACTGATCATCAATCGCGAGGATGATCTTAACCAATGGGTGATTGAGGCATATGTCAAGCATGATTATCTGGACTTTTTTAAAAAACTGCAGCAGGATCGGGAGGAAGTCATGCTGCAGGTAAAGATCACGAAGCCGACGAATCAGCCAGCAACATTTATCACCTCCATTATTGGTGTCAATGAGATTGGTCCGAATATCAATATTCTTTTTAAAGGCACAATGGTTGATCAGCAAAAAGATAAAGTATGGGCTATGCTTAAATCGTTGATCGAACAGGGGTATCAGGGAGAAGACTTGCTGGATAAGTTTAAAGAGCTGCTGAAAAATGAATAAATGGTACTAAAGCCATTGAGAATCCATGTTTTCAATGGCTTTCTCATGTTGACAAAGACGTATTTCCGTGCTAAATTGACGTGAATCTGCCAAAAAATAAGGCATTTCTTCAATCTGACTGCTATAATGATAATACGTTTTTAGTAAGGTTGCTGAGGGGTATTGCTATGTATTTTTCCAAGTCAATTTTTCACTGGGTCCATAAATTATCACCGGTCCAGTTGATTTTTCTGTTTTATTTTATTGCAGTGATCATATCCAGTTTATTATTGGCGTTACCTTTTGCACATCAGGACGGTGTGGATATTCCACTGATTGATGTGCTGTTTACTGCGGTTAGTGCCATCAGTGTTACGGGACTCAGTTCCATTTCAATTGCGGACACATTTAGCACAACTGGTATTGTATTTTTGGCAGTTATTCTCCAACTGGGTGGGGTTGGGGTAATGGCAATAGGTACGTCGATTTGGCTGCTGATCGGCAAGAAAATCGGACTTCGTGAACGGCGTTTGATTCAGACTGATCAGAATCAGACATCGTTTGAGGGAATGGTTCGTCTGATCAAGC is a window of Virgibacillus ihumii DNA encoding:
- the moaA gene encoding GTP 3',8-cyclase MoaA, translating into MQQNSPVKDQFGRVLKDLRISVIDKCNLRCTYCMPKEIFGEDYVFLPEDELLRFEEITRLARSFAALGVEKIRITGGEPLMRRDLDKLIGELVKIPGIKDIALTTNGILLPKKAKRLKDAGLKRVNISLDAIEDDVFKQINGKGVVTLPVLKGIQAAQDAGLQVKINMVVKKGMNESQILPMARHFKGTDVILRYIEFMDVGNHNGWDLNNVISKQQIVDRINAEMPIEPAEENYYGEVASRFRYKDGGGEIGVISSVTDSFCGTCTRIRLSADGKLYTCLFASDGFDIRGKMRNPLNDEQLTDMLAKLWGGRTDRYSDERSEEKNKNRRKIEMSYIGG
- a CDS encoding YwpF-like family protein, giving the protein MKTFKLYSLDILQSEDKDISQYGIELKDGLIINREDDLNQWVIEAYVKHDYLDFFKKLQQDREEVMLQVKITKPTNQPATFITSIIGVNEIGPNINILFKGTMVDQQKDKVWAMLKSLIEQGYQGEDLLDKFKELLKNE
- the glp gene encoding molybdopterin molybdotransferase MoeA → MVEMRKPIQVSEAIERVLRFQHQGAIEYIPINDCDNRRLGEDIIAEEPVPSFDKSPYDGFAFNSADTIGAGRNNPVQFEVVEHIGAGQVPVVKLEKGQATRIMTGAKIPEGADCVAMFEICQAYEENNQRFMTIKRQMKAAQNIIEKGSEVARGTKLVDKGKLVNPGVKALLATFGHSEVCVAKRPVVGVIATGTELLDVNEELQPGKIRNSNAYMIESQIIRAGAECKYYGKLADELEPSYELIRNALKEVDMLITTGGVSVGDFDLMPAIYEKLGADVLFNKVAMRPGSVTTVANCDGKMMFGLSGNPSACYVGFELFTRPVIQQYLFNWRPFLKRIDAVLGMDFPKPNPFTRFVRCYLTYNNAQIQAQPAGMDKSNVVTSLAHSTCLMLLPGGTRGFTKGDEVEVLLLEDHDGQREFQHVQRRD